One window from the genome of Bradyrhizobium xenonodulans encodes:
- a CDS encoding arylesterase: MHIAVLMFALMTVARPAWAEATKPVKLVVLGDSLSAGLGLPAQEAFPTRLQKALQAKGIAIDMTNAGVSGDTTSGGRDRLDWSVPDGTDGVIVELGANDALRGIDPGLTRTALTDIVQRLKARKIAVMLCGMLAPPNYGDDYAARFNSIYPDLAKKFDVPLYSFFLEGVAADAKLNQADGIHPTAAGVDIIVGNIMPTVEAFLRNISEQRR, from the coding sequence ATGCACATAGCCGTGTTGATGTTCGCTTTGATGACGGTTGCAAGGCCGGCTTGGGCGGAGGCGACAAAACCGGTCAAGCTTGTCGTTCTCGGCGATTCCCTGAGCGCCGGCCTCGGCCTCCCGGCCCAGGAAGCGTTCCCCACGAGGCTCCAAAAAGCCTTGCAGGCCAAAGGCATAGCCATCGACATGACCAATGCCGGGGTGTCCGGCGACACCACGTCCGGCGGCCGCGACCGGCTCGACTGGTCGGTGCCTGACGGAACCGACGGCGTCATCGTCGAGCTCGGCGCCAACGACGCGCTGCGCGGCATCGATCCCGGCCTGACACGCACCGCACTGACCGACATCGTCCAGCGTCTCAAGGCTCGCAAGATCGCGGTGATGCTGTGCGGCATGCTGGCGCCGCCGAATTACGGCGACGATTACGCCGCGCGCTTCAATTCGATTTATCCGGATCTGGCGAAAAAATTCGACGTGCCGCTCTATTCGTTCTTCCTCGAAGGTGTCGCGGCGGATGCCAAGCTCAACCAGGCCGACGGCATTCATCCGACGGCGGCCGGCGTCGACATCATCGTCGGCAACATCATGCCCACCGTGGAGGCATTCCTGCGCAACATAAGCGAGCAACGACGATGA